From the Anguilla rostrata isolate EN2019 chromosome 5, ASM1855537v3, whole genome shotgun sequence genome, the window ACAACCGTTTCAGAAACATACCGTACAGTAAGTGCAGCAAGATAACTTTTTACTCCAGGTAAACTCCACAACATTCAACACTTGCTGATCTTGCCAAACCTCAAGCATCTGAGCCAACCGATGACAAAAGCTTTCTGtccatttcagaaatgtaattcaCCCCTAGAAATGTGTTTGGCATATTGTGCATTGATAGCTGTTTATACTAATGCAATGGGGCAGCAGATGGACAAGGTTCTCACCTGGCATGCAGTGGCTCCTGGCACTACCATACCCTCCTCTGGTGGGTCAAGGGGCTTCAGAAACACAGTCATTGATGCCTGTGGACGGACAATATGGTTTAGGAACTTTCCCCATCCTATCTTTTCCCATGCCCAATGCACAAATCCACACACATGTGAGCCCCATCACCTCAAAACTAACCACTCCAccccaaacagacacacacaacaggccCTAAACACACTGCTTGCTTGATCTTACAGGTGGACACAGGTCTGCCCTGCTCAGGGGTCTCTGCTCAGGGAGATGGTCCTGTCTGAGGAAGCCCTTCTCCAGTGAATTCTCCTCTTCACTGTCTGGAATAATGCTGGCTATGGCACCACACAGCTCTGCCTGGGACAAAGCAGAGCGCTAGTTaatagccaatcaaaaacaccgcacacacagtGACCTTACCATGCCACCTTTCAGTGAAAACAGCAGCTCTCACTTCACACATGGAAAACATAAATGTCAAACACACTTTGACGGATGTTAACAGTATTTAAACAagatataaaaaatgcattgattaatattttaagatTTGTTGAAATGCATACCAACAGACACATGTCTGACACATAGTGAAGATTGAATATTTGGGTGTAAAAATCGCCACTTAACCTACACTTGTATTACAAAGCACAAAGAGTGATGCAAATTACAAAACTTAACTTCAACAGAAAATCTTGAAGAAAGGGTCAAACCCTCATATgttactactgttactactcACTATCAGTGACCATACTTTTCCCAAGTCAGCACATCTCCAAATTGAGGGGTACTGGGAGACCTCAGCTCACAGGATTTGCTACTGTGTGGCACTGCACTTACTGACATCATGCTGAAGTGGCCCGCCTTCTCAGATGTCCAAGAGGCACCAGTGTTGCCAACAGGATACCTGGTTCCCACACTGGGAATGGGATCTAAAGGGAACTGGAAAGGGCTGGACTGCAGGAAGGAGAAGTCGGCAAAGGGGCCGGAGGGGAACTGGGAAAGTGTGGGCTGAGGGTTGGGTGGAGGCACACTGTGGAACCGGGCTCCAGTTCCACCATTCTCCATGCTGTGATGACAGCTTGGCTCTCTCTCacttggggtgtggggggtagCCTGACTGCCATGGCTTTGGGAGGGGGACATCACAGCCACATCGCTGTGCATCACCGACTGCTCCTGTTCCTTGCAGCTCTCCATGCCACTCTGAACATCAATCACACGATTTTAGTTTAgaacagtcacacatacacacgttcTGAATTTACAGTTGCCACGAGGAGCGTCAAATTGATACGGCGATGACAAGATATAGAGAATTGCTTGTTtttgtaacaaacaaaaaaacgttaCTAACTTTTCACGTAGTTACTCAATATGTTTATGATTGTATTATTCACAATACCCGCGGCGCGCAACCTAAACAATTCACCTGGTAATCTGCTAAAATATCTAGCGACATAGCCTACTTTGTCCGTCTCAAGGgcaagacaaaacaaactgcTTCTCCAATTACTAGCTAGGCGATTAGTGTAGCTGGTTAGCTACAAATGTAGTCAATTAATCAGCAGCCTCAGTAGGCGACATCCTTACCCAATTGAGGACAAATATCAACACACCAACTTTGGTAAGCTTACTCAGATATTTCGCTATTTGTTCAAGAACTTCGGTCGTCGATCTTGTGGCAAATAGACGTATTCTCTTAAACTTAACCCACAGTTTAGCTAGCTTTGAAACGACTGGCGCTAGCAAGTTACCTTCCACACGAAAGTTTCAGTCACCTTGATCTTTTGTCACGCGACATGTTACTGAGGCGCAAGACAAACGATTTATCCTGCGCGTGTACACTCGAGCTCCAACCTGTATTGAAGTAACCACGTGCCAACCTGCGATGGGCGACTATGAATGGTGGAATGTGGAATAGTGCGGTAAATCTCAGAGGAAGAGGTCTGTGGGGTGCAAATAATCCCAGTGAAACATAATAATGAATAGTAATATCGCAAGCGATTGGCTACAAACGTTGATACTTCATTACGTTTACTCCTCGTGTGAAAAGTCTTATAATTTCAACAGTAAAAACCAAGGCTAGAATAATTTTAATGGTCTGATATAGGGAATGGCACCGTTAGAAGACGTGAATTGTCATGGGTCTAATTTTTAAAGTGGTTGAGAGTCCTGGTAAAAGTGATAAAGACACTACCCATGTATGCAGTTATCTTAAAAGGGATTATTTGTGTCATAAATTTACTACGCAaaccaaaaattaaaaaatgaatacctAAAAATGTATTGCCTGTGCAGTATCAGAAAACCTGGCTTCCTGTCtcatcatttgtattttaatacagaATATTCTTACATTAAAATACCAAGTCAAGTGCATACTCTTGGTTATTTAAGTTCTTTAAGTAAGACCAGTTTTCTTTACCAGCAGAAAACATAGCACATATGGTTAAACATCTCTTTCTAAAGAGAAAGGCTcttttgtaaaattaatttttatataatttgctTGTACCCCATACCAGCAGGAAAAGAAATATCTGTGCATTACAGACAAAACAcataatatttatgtaatacAGCTTCTTTTCTCcctgtattattttcatttttcaattaggACGGATTCACCATATGAATATAAATAGCTACGGTATAATCagattaaaacaatattttcatgtaaaaccaaaaagacaaaaagacagaagaCCTAAACTGAAGCACAACACTCAATTCATGATGTCGGTAGGTACTGGGTGCTTGGatttttgggctttttcaggTGAATATTGAATGTTTCCTCTAGTCAAATGTGAGCAGCTCAACCGTaaagaaaaccacaaatgtGAGGAAGCAGTGGGTGGTGAGAAGTGGAAACTCCAATTTAATAACAATGTCACGAGGCAATGTTGGATATCTGTTGGATAGCATACAGCTAAAGTTTCCTTACAGCCTTAATCCGCCACTGCGACCTGTACTCCTTTGGCTGAACTCATAGCATAGCTATAGCATTCACTGGTTCATTTGGTAACTGACGCATAActggcatgcatgcatgcaagcacgcaATACCACAGAAAAAAGTGGTCAGTGGTCAGCTTTCAGTACAGTTTGACTAGGAAACATAGGGGATATGGTTCTTCACCCAGGCAGTGTCTGACTTAATCATTGTCTCCATGTCTGCGATCAGCTGTTTTTTGGGCTAATTTTAAGATATCAGGTACTTCTATTCTCCGCTATCACTGGCCACCCTACACTGTATACAGAACATCTACGGAACTTGGAAGATTTTGtgcattgtgtattttttctcAGTATGTAAAGCCTGATATTGGGAACTGATTTGCATTTCCATCAAAAATGCTTATATTCACACATTCTAATACAACCATTAAAGcagaatctctttttttttctttttttttaaaatgacagaaaacgaATGGGAgccaattaacattttattcataaaatgtttttacaaaccaaccaaccaaaaacaaaccaaacagcaGCATTGCCGTAAAGGCAGGCAGACATACATGTACAGGCCGAAATGATGCGAGCAACAGCTGATGTGACGCAATAATTCAGAAAAGAGGCCAAATTCCAGAGCTGAAGGTGAGAGGATTTCAGGGTCCTGCAGCCAGAGTCCTACGGTATCAACCAGGCCAAAGAGAGCTAAGGCATCTCGTCTGATGTGATTGAGGAAGGCTGACTGTCAAGAGCCCCCATTTCTGAAAGACAGCCAagaagattcttttttttaaaaaacaagacattgtttttaatgatatttctatgatattttttaatgaaccaATTGAATTCAATTTCTCTAACCCTGTTTATCTTCACAGAAATGATTCATAGTCAGCAATGTGATGGGAATCTGCATGTAGAGTATATACATTCTACTCAGAGGAACCTGTAAAACTGAATAGACGAGTATTTTACAGATCCGGGTACGGTAGTGTTACCTTTCATTTTCAGGTATGATAGGAAGTCAATGATGGTGTGAATGACATTCTCATCTGTCATTCTTGAAGCACCTGGGGAAAAATAACCTGCGGATGTAAGGTTTTCAGTACATCTGTGTTTCTGCTGCGTCAGGAACAGCATAGAAATCATGTAAAATCTGTCACCAGATACTACAGTAACCCTGAACCCCCTTTGCACCATTGCCCACATAGTTTCAGTTTCTCTTAGAGGTCTCAAAGGGCTTTAGGGTTAGCAAGGTTGTCTTAAAGAGCTGGACAGCACGGTGTCACAGTTTGGCATTAAAATCCCGGTTCCTTTGAGTATAGGGTTAATAGCACTGTCCTGCAGGGTTTGGGGTCGACAACATGTTCTGACAGAGTTTAGGGTTAACAGGAAAAGGCTCAGGGTAAGTAGCACAATCTCAGCCTCTCACCTGATTTGAAGTCATCCTCCAGCAGCAGGTCCCTCTTCCCTGCCAGCCCATGCTTATCACTTCTGTGACTGTCGATGGCATCTGTGCAGGAAACAAAGATAGCCGGGAGCCCCATGACCTCAGCCACCATAACAAGACCAACTGCATCCATTCCCTCTCCTAAGGGAATGTTTAGCACTATTAATGtaatatacaataaaatgtttccaaaagACCAGGTGGCTCCATCTCATTTGCTAaagctcctctctcccctcttaaTCTAATGGAAGGCACATGTTGCACGCTAGCATTTAGGATTGCGAATTGGCATATTACAGATGTTTGCTGTATGTGAAATATGAATACCTCACTCTTTCCTCTGTTTATGCTGTTATTATTTTGATTGAagtctgttttacatttttctcataGTTTTGGCcatgcataattttttaaaaatcacataaacaagcacacataaacatatgAATCAAGTCATAAATGTTCACACACAGGCTTATACTATTCACCTGATAGACATGCTTTTCTTTGGTTATGTATTGTCAAGAGACAGAGATGAGCTCAATAATATATTAGGAAAACGTGAGCCTTTCCTTCCTggagaattatccagtagacaCCCTGTAATAGACCTGATACTAAGAGCTCAAACAGAAGGCTGCAGCAGTATGAATGATGTCCCCTGTGGCTTGGAGTCTGATATTAAAATGCTTTCTCTGAGCCACCGTGGAAGTCCTCCACAGACTAATACTCCAGCACAGTGGGGGATACGTGTTATATGAGGATTAAAAAGGATGAACTGCTGTAAATCCTGGTACACAAATACAACAGAGAAATGATATTACCCTGAGGGGCTCGGACAGATGTAAATCTCTACTCTTCCTACAGATCTAACAAAAGAGGTACGGCgattttacaaaagaaaacaacaacaaaaaaccctTTCACGTGGCCAGCCTCATTTAACTTCACATGCTCAACCTGGGAACAGCCAGTTGTTGGGATTTCAGTCAGGCATTTCTGTTTGAGATCAATCCTTAAGTATCTTCCATAAACGCTGTACATTCTTTCATATTCTAACAGAGAGGATCTCAAACTCGGTACTGGGGCGCCATGTGTAGGTTGGTTTACATTCCAGACACAGTTGCAACCCCTGAAATGTAATGAGCTCTTAATTTCTTAAATATTAGTAATTGGATCCATGTCCCATGTTCAGTTCGCAAAACTTGAAACGAGTCAGATGCACTAACATGTCCTTGTAATGGGCAGCATAGCAAATGattccttaaaaaatattttttaatatattttcatattttttaaattgtactcACGAGGCCCCAGGAGATATCCAGCACTGTTCAGAGTCCAGCCTCGTTTGTCTTTGGCCTGTGTGCACAGTGATGGGCTATTACACATCAGCATTTCAGTCAGACATCAAAATATACAGATAGGCCTACTCTTATGCTACATGTAGTATGACTGTGTCCGTGCTCAGCATCTGCAATAATACTATGAGTATTAGTGATATAAatagttcagttcagtttttttattgtgtagcagatacagtgcagtccattagTATTTGGAcgacacaatttttgttatttttgctctgtattcAAGCGCATTGTATCTGAAATGAACATGAGGTTAGAGTGCAGACCGACAGCTTTAAGCAGGTATtcacatccatattgggtgatccatgtaAGAACCATGTAAATACACCCCACATTAATTTCAACTATTCGCAATGTactcaaatgcatttcaaaagagAACCCCTGCTCACAAGAACACTAGTGTTCAAAAGTTGTTTATAATCATCTGATATTTATCCAGTCTTTTTGTAATGTTTAGGCTGCATCAAATATGTGTACCatgaatatacaaataaataaatggacgTACCCCAGTCACTAATCCAACAGTCTCAGACAGTGCTGCGGAAAAGATAATAGAAACACAGACAACACCAAGACACTTCTGCATCTGCGAGAAGGGATAAAAACAAGCAAGGGGTTAGATTATGAGACATTCATAACAATGAAATCTTAAATTCAGCATTATCATGAATTACAGTGTCCTTTTCATTCGTGACCGTGCATCTTAAATAATGTGAAAATTGATTTAATGTAAATACACAGGTTGCCTAAAAATGACACAGCAATAGATTAATTTTCTCTATACAAGACAAGTTTCTCTATACAATTGCCACTTACTGCGAGTATTTTAGTTGCTTCTTCAAGGATAGACGTTTCGGATTAACAACAAATAACTTCACCGAAGTTATAGCCTATTTcgtccaaaaataaataaacctccACACATTTACAGCCCAACAAGAAATGTGGGTATTTTCCTCCAAGAAATGTTCCGTCCTTTCCCGTGGTCTAGGCCTGCAATAGAACGAGAAAGGATTTGCACTGCCTTTTATTTGATAACCAGAATctataagaaaaaataaaaaaataaaaaactcgcTGGCCCTTGACGTGTTTACACCAGACCTCCTATCAGTGTCAGAGCCTTGGTGAGCGAAATAGATGGCAGCTTTGTAATCATGGTCATTAGGTAGTCTTTTGAAATATGCCTTTTACTAAAAGTTCGATTATTACATCGGATTATGATATTGTCTGGTTTACATTAAGGAAGAATGACGACGTTACTCTGACATCACCCTCGCGTTAACAAAAGATAAAATTACTCCTCAACCGGAAGAAAACAtcgagattttaaaaaattaatttcacctGTAGCCTACATGCATTTTTATCCTTGACtggaaatgcaaaacaaagttAGTGACCTTATTACAACGTCGTGATAAACGTAGGTACAAATATGTACATGTTCTAACGGTCACATAATTAAACAAATCGTTACACTGATATGGATACGgataagttttaaaaatagccttttaaatgaaagaaaattacaataattgcaaaatatattattcaggTGAGTGTATGTCTTGGGGAAATTTTCAATAAGACTAATTATATTAGGCCATCTTtgctaaacaaaatgaaagtgcttGTGCCTGTCTATTAGCCGTAGGAGGTTTATAATCTCATGCATTTGCAAGCAGCTAAGTGGTCATGCTAAACTATAATTGGATTGTATTTGGAGAAACGGGTTGCATCCCACCCAGTAGTAGGCTATTATACAACCATCTGTTCCCTAAGCATGAAGCTTGAATGAAAAGGTCTGAGATGTGTCTTAATCCAAAGAGGACAAATCAAGTAGCATTTTCTCCTCATTGAAAGCCATTATTTGGTTGCAAAGATAAAGaaattctgaatacatttttagatgTATAaggatttattttcaatatatcaGTGCAATCCACAAGATTGTTTGTCAGCTGCAATTTCAAACCCAGCAAAATAGCCACTTTCAAGAGTAAGCAGTGCATATAGCTCGTTAGATGATTAAATTATTACCAGCAAGGACAGCAAATATTTGGAAattatggttttgttttcaaagctgAGTATCTTGTAATATGAGTATGTGC encodes:
- the LOC135255648 gene encoding galanin peptides-like isoform X2: MQKCLGVVCVSIIFSAALSETVGLVTGAKDKRGWTLNSAGYLLGPHAIDSHRSDKHGLAGKRDLLLEDDFKSGASRMTDENVIHTIIDFLSYLKMKEMGALDSQPSSITSDEMP
- the LOC135255648 gene encoding galanin peptides-like isoform X1, translating into MQKCLGVVCVSIIFSAALSETVGLVTGAKDKRGWTLNSAGYLLGPHAIDSHRSDKHGLAGKRDLLLEDDFKSGYFSPGASRMTDENVIHTIIDFLSYLKMKEMGALDSQPSSITSDEMP